In the genome of Pseudomonas putida, one region contains:
- a CDS encoding DUF5943 domain-containing protein encodes MAKIAPQLPIEVDTETGVWTSDALPMLYVPRHFFVNNHIGIEEVLGADAYAEILYKAGYKSAWHWCEKEAECHGLEGVAVFEHYMKRLSQRGWGLFEIQGIDLDKGTCSVKLKHSAFVYVYGKCGRKVDYMFTGWFAGAMDQILAARGSSIRTVAEQVYGGSEEGHDDGLFIVKPL; translated from the coding sequence ATGGCCAAGATCGCCCCGCAATTGCCAATCGAAGTCGATACCGAGACCGGTGTCTGGACCTCCGACGCCCTGCCGATGCTGTATGTACCGCGTCATTTCTTCGTCAACAACCACATCGGTATCGAGGAAGTGCTGGGCGCTGACGCCTACGCCGAGATCCTCTACAAGGCGGGTTACAAGTCCGCTTGGCACTGGTGCGAAAAAGAGGCCGAGTGCCATGGCCTGGAAGGCGTCGCGGTGTTCGAGCACTACATGAAGCGCCTGTCCCAGCGCGGCTGGGGCCTGTTCGAGATCCAGGGCATCGACCTGGACAAAGGCACCTGCAGCGTCAAGCTCAAGCACTCGGCCTTCGTCTATGTCTACGGCAAGTGCGGCCGCAAGGTCGACTACATGTTCACCGGCTGGTTCGCCGGCGCCATGGACCAGATTCTCGCCGCGCGCGGCAGCTCCATTCGGACCGTGGCCGAGCAGGTCTACGGTGGTTCGGAAGAAGGCCACGACGACGGCCTGTTCATCGTCAAGCCGTTGTAA
- a CDS encoding dipeptidase — MSPAELHADSIVIDGLIIAKWNRELFEDMRKGGLTAANCTVSVWEGFKATVDNIASSQKLIRENSDLVMPVRTTADIRKAKELGKTGILFGFQNAHAFEDQIAYVDVFKQLGVGIVQMCYNTQNLVGTGCYERDGGLSGFGREIVAEMNRVGIMCDLSHVGSKTSEEVILESKKPVCYSHCLPSGLKEHPRNKSDEELKFIADHGGFVGVTMFAPFLAKGIDSTIDDYAEAIEYTMNIVGEDAIGIGTDFTQGHGQDFFEYLTHDKGYARRLTNFGKIINPLGIRTVGEFPNLTETLLKRGHSERVVRKIMGENWVNVLKDVWGE, encoded by the coding sequence ATGAGCCCAGCCGAACTGCACGCCGACAGCATCGTCATCGACGGCCTGATCATTGCCAAGTGGAACCGCGAACTGTTCGAGGACATGCGCAAAGGTGGCCTCACTGCGGCCAACTGCACGGTATCGGTCTGGGAAGGCTTCAAGGCGACCGTGGACAACATCGCCTCCAGCCAGAAGCTGATCCGCGAGAACAGCGACCTGGTCATGCCGGTGCGCACCACCGCCGATATCCGCAAGGCCAAGGAGTTGGGCAAGACTGGCATCCTCTTCGGCTTCCAGAACGCCCATGCGTTCGAAGACCAGATCGCCTACGTCGATGTGTTCAAACAGCTGGGCGTGGGCATCGTGCAGATGTGCTACAACACCCAGAACCTGGTGGGTACTGGCTGCTACGAACGTGACGGTGGCCTGTCGGGCTTCGGTCGCGAGATCGTCGCCGAGATGAACCGCGTCGGCATCATGTGCGACCTGTCCCACGTCGGCTCCAAGACCAGCGAGGAAGTCATCCTCGAGTCGAAGAAACCCGTCTGCTACTCCCACTGCCTGCCTTCCGGCCTCAAAGAACACCCACGCAACAAGTCGGACGAAGAGCTGAAGTTCATCGCCGACCACGGCGGCTTCGTCGGCGTGACCATGTTCGCGCCGTTCCTGGCCAAAGGCATCGACTCGACCATCGACGACTACGCCGAGGCCATCGAGTACACCATGAACATCGTCGGTGAAGACGCGATCGGTATCGGCACCGACTTCACCCAGGGCCACGGCCAGGACTTCTTCGAGTACCTGACCCACGACAAGGGTTACGCCCGTCGCCTGACCAATTTCGGGAAGATCATCAACCCGCTGGGGATTCGCACTGTCGGCGAATTCCCGAACCTCACCGAGACCTTGCTCAAGCGCGGCCACTCCGAGCGTGTGGTGCGCAAGATCATGGGCGAAAACTGGGTCAACGTACTGAAAGACGTCTGGGGCGAGTAA
- a CDS encoding lysozyme inhibitor LprI family protein translates to MKSMAWLALVAVALGAQASEEDSTPCDNVETDAQNYACAAYNKQTAERELKSAFDDLIQRINDQYPDENDKVQQLTARLQAAETLWTQLRDADCKVETFAEKPGSKAFEAAWNTCVAQRSDDRSEYLQAIGQQ, encoded by the coding sequence ATGAAATCAATGGCATGGCTGGCCCTGGTGGCCGTCGCGCTGGGCGCTCAGGCGAGCGAGGAAGACAGCACGCCCTGCGACAATGTCGAAACCGACGCGCAGAACTACGCCTGTGCGGCCTACAACAAGCAGACCGCCGAGCGCGAACTCAAATCGGCCTTTGACGATCTCATCCAGCGCATTAACGACCAGTACCCGGACGAAAACGACAAGGTCCAGCAGTTGACCGCCCGCCTGCAGGCGGCCGAAACCCTCTGGACCCAATTGCGCGACGCCGACTGCAAAGTCGAGACCTTTGCCGAGAAGCCAGGCAGCAAGGCCTTCGAGGCAGCCTGGAACACCTGCGTGGCCCAGCGCAGCGATGATCGCTCCGAGTATTTGCAGGCCATCGGGCAGCAGTAG
- a CDS encoding GlxA family transcriptional regulator, translating to MPEIIHFLLLPGFSAMGFISALEPLRVANRFRGPLYRWRVLSLDGGAVQASNGMSVNADGVLGEGEAARMLLIVAGFEPLACYGAQLHQVLRRLDHEGVLLGGIDTGAMVLAEAGLLDGHRATVHWEALEAFKERYPRLQATQELFEIDRRRITCAGGTASIDLMLDLIGQTHGSELAVQVSEQFVLGRIRPRQDHQRMQIASRYGINNKKLVRVIGEMERNTEQPLNTEVLADAVQITRRQLERLFRLHLDDTPSGFYLRLRLDKARQLLRQTDMSVLEVSIACGFESASYFTRCYRARFERCPREDRRGQAVS from the coding sequence ATGCCCGAGATCATTCACTTTTTGCTGTTGCCAGGCTTTTCGGCGATGGGCTTCATCAGTGCCCTGGAGCCGCTGCGCGTGGCCAACCGTTTCCGCGGCCCGCTGTACCGCTGGCGCGTGCTGAGTCTAGATGGTGGTGCGGTGCAGGCCAGCAACGGCATGTCGGTGAATGCCGATGGCGTGCTGGGGGAGGGGGAGGCGGCGCGCATGCTGTTGATCGTGGCTGGCTTCGAACCACTGGCCTGCTATGGCGCACAATTGCACCAGGTGCTGCGGCGCCTGGACCATGAGGGCGTGTTGCTCGGCGGCATCGATACCGGGGCGATGGTGCTGGCCGAGGCCGGGTTGCTCGATGGTCATCGGGCGACCGTGCATTGGGAGGCGTTGGAAGCCTTCAAGGAGCGCTACCCCAGGTTGCAGGCGACCCAGGAACTGTTCGAGATCGATCGACGACGCATCACCTGTGCCGGTGGTACCGCGTCCATCGACCTGATGCTCGACCTGATCGGCCAGACCCATGGCAGCGAGCTGGCGGTGCAGGTGTCGGAGCAGTTCGTGCTCGGACGTATCCGTCCGCGACAAGACCACCAGCGCATGCAGATCGCATCGCGCTACGGTATCAACAACAAGAAACTGGTGCGGGTGATCGGTGAAATGGAGCGCAATACCGAGCAACCGCTCAACACCGAGGTGCTGGCCGATGCCGTGCAGATCACCCGGCGGCAGCTGGAGCGATTGTTCCGCCTGCACCTGGACGACACCCCCAGTGGCTTCTATTTGCGACTGCGCCTGGACAAGGCCAGGCAGCTTTTGCGCCAGACCGACATGAGCGTGCTGGAGGTGAGCATCGCCTGCGGGTTCGAGTCGGCATCGTATTTCACCCGTTGCTATCGGGCGCGGTTCGAGCGCTGTCCGCGGGAGGACAGACGGGGCCAGGCTGTAAGCTGA